The segment ATGGAAGCCGCACTCGCGCACCGCATCAGCGGCGCTGCCGATGCGGTCGTGGACGACGTGGAATAACAGCCGAAGAACGTGTTTGATGTACGAAAAGCCCCGGAGACGGGGCTTTTTGTTGCGCGTAACATGACAGTCACGAGACGGTTTTGGAGAGCTGGCCCGTCAATGATATGCGCGGCGACTATGCTCAAGGCACGGTGTCGGCATCCGTCTCGCGCAACAATTGGTCCAATGTCAGAAGCGGTGTGCTCATCGCTTTCGCATAGGCATAATGAAAACAATCGAAGTTGCTCAGGTGACGACGACCGAGGCCATGTTTTTCAGCGACTGCAACAGCGAAGGATAGTACGCGGCGTGGTGAAGCCGGCTCCTGAAGACGTATGTTGCGCGCGTCCAGCCACTCAAGGACGGCTCCCTCGGCTTCGCTATATTTGCAATTCAGTTGGTCCGGGCGCGAGAGTACGATGATAGCCTCCCATGCAGCCAAAGCAGACGTAAAGGGGGAGGCGGCATCCAATAGCGCTACCTCATAGGCTTCGGCGCTGTTTTCGCCCGCCATCATGGATACGATCGCACATGCGTCGACAAACATTAGTCGTTGCCGCTGAGATCATGATCGAGCTGGTGATAAGCCTCCGGCGGCACCGGCTTCCGGTTTGGTACAAAGGACAAGCCGCGTCTAGCCAGAATTTTTCGAGCAGTCTCGCTTGGTGCTTCCCGACGCAGGCGCATGTTGATGGCCTCTCTCAACGCAACGATAACGGCGTCCGTCACCGTCGTTTGGTCGATCCTTGCCAGTTCTCTGGCAAGCGTATCGGCTTCTTCGTTTCGGATGCTGAGCACCATCTGTATAGCTCCCTGCGTCTGGCTTACTATACAGACCTGTGTGGCAATTCTCAATCCGAAAACTGCTCCGCCAATATCCTCTCCGACCACGAGCGGTCCGGATCGGAGAGAATGCGTGCCGTCGTGTCTTCGGTCTGGGCGATCTTGACGCTCATGACCGATTTGACTTCGGTATTGTCGGCAACCGCATTGACGGGGCGTTTTTCCGGCTCCAGCACAGTGATGTCGATCGTTACCTTGTTGGGCAACAGTGCACCCCGCCAGCGGCGAGGGCGGAAAGCGCTGACGGGGGTCATGGCGAGAAGAGGCGCCTCCAGCGGCAAGATGGGGCCATGAGCGGAGAGATTATAGGCGGTGGAACCGGCAGGCGTCGTCACCATCAGCCCGTCGCAGATCAGTTCCGGCAGGCGGACATGGCCGTCGATCTCGACCTTCAGCTTGGCCGCCTGATAGGACTGGCGGAACAGCGACACTTCGTTGATGGCAAGCGCGATCGATGTGCTGCCGTCTGTATTGCGCGTGCTCATCTGCAGCGGATGAAAGGCATTTTCGACAGCCGCCTCGATGCGTTCGGCCAGGCATTCCGTACGATAATCGTTCATCAGAAAGCCGACCGAACCGCGGTTCATGCCATAGACACGCTTACCGGAGTTCATCGTATTGTGCAGCGTCTGCAGCATGAAGCCGTCGCCGCCGAGCGCAACGACGATATCCGCATCTTCCTGCGGCGTCTGGCCATAAAGGCGAATCAATTCCTCCCGCGCAGTTTGGGCCTCCGGCGCGGTCGATGCGAGAAAACAAACAGACTGAAAAGCGCGTGACATGCAATGTCCTTTGAATAATCGTACTAGGTAATGATATTCCCGCAATGCGACAAGACGTTTTGCAACGAGTGGTGAATCCGCCGGGGCTTCGATCTGCGGTATCCAAGCCAAACAACCGATTTTCCCTTTACATGAAATCAAAATCTGCTACTTGGCATGCCGATGTGCCCTTGTAGCTCAGTTGGTAGAGCACCTGATTTGTAATCAGGGGGTCGCGGGTTCGAACCCTGCCGGGGGCACCAAATCTATCCAATGACTTAGGCGAATTGTTTGCTTCGTTGTGGCTGTTGCGCGAAATCGGCGGCAGCTTCATGCAATTGTAGCGCCACTCCCTTTGAAATGATCAGGACGATCACTAACTTACGATTCTCGTCATCGCTGCACGTGGGAAAATATGACCCTTAAGCCCAAGAAGCCCAAACTCGAACATTCCGAGCTCTCCGGTGAATTTACGGAAGACGACGTGACCGTGCTCGTCGATATCTTCCGCCCCGCGGGCACTCAGGAAGATTGGCGGATGGAAGTGATCACGCCGGAAGAAGATCTCATCGAATGGGAAGAACCGTTTGCGACGGACCGCGAAGCCTTCGATGAGTTCTTGGCGACGGTCGCGCGCGATGGGATCAGAACATTCTTTGATGATT is part of the Rhizobium sp. CB3090 genome and harbors:
- a CDS encoding type II toxin-antitoxin system VapB family antitoxin, with the translated sequence MVLSIRNEEADTLARELARIDQTTVTDAVIVALREAINMRLRREAPSETARKILARRGLSFVPNRKPVPPEAYHQLDHDLSGND
- a CDS encoding type II toxin-antitoxin system VapC family toxin → MMAGENSAEAYEVALLDAASPFTSALAAWEAIIVLSRPDQLNCKYSEAEGAVLEWLDARNIRLQEPASPRRVLSFAVAVAEKHGLGRRHLSNFDCFHYAYAKAMSTPLLTLDQLLRETDADTVP
- a CDS encoding NAD kinase; this translates as MSRAFQSVCFLASTAPEAQTAREELIRLYGQTPQEDADIVVALGGDGFMLQTLHNTMNSGKRVYGMNRGSVGFLMNDYRTECLAERIEAAVENAFHPLQMSTRNTDGSTSIALAINEVSLFRQSYQAAKLKVEIDGHVRLPELICDGLMVTTPAGSTAYNLSAHGPILPLEAPLLAMTPVSAFRPRRWRGALLPNKVTIDITVLEPEKRPVNAVADNTEVKSVMSVKIAQTEDTTARILSDPDRSWSERILAEQFSD